TCACCAATAATTACTTCCATCACATCATTCAGCGTCACTAATCCTTGCGTAATGCCATACTCGTCCACCACCAGCGCAATATGAGTCCCCAATTGCTTAAATAGTTCTAGAACGCGCAGGGCACGGGTGCTTTCGGGGATAAACAGCGGTTCTCGCAACAGCGTGGTCAGGTCAAACGGTTGGCTTGAGAGGCTGCTTCGCAGCACATCCGTAACGTTTACCACGCCCAAAACGTTATCCAGCGTTTCCATACAGACTGGATAGCGGTTGTGCTGATTTTCAATCATTTTGCGGCGATTTGCTTCTGCGGAGTCGCTTAAGTCGAGCCAGACCACATCAAGGCGAGGAGTCATTAATGATCCCACCTGGCGATCGCCCAAATTAAACACCCGCTCCACCATGTCCTGCTCTGCCGCTTCAAACATCCCTGCTTCCGCTCCCTGGCGCACCAGCACTTTAATTTCTTCCTCAGTAATGAGCGGCTCGTTTGAGGAGATATTGACGCGCAGCAGCCGTAATACGAGTTCTGTCGAAGCACTGAGCAGATGAACGATCGGTGCAACCAGCACTGCCACCCACTGCATCGGTTTTGCCACCGCTGAGGCAATCTTTTCGGGGCTATTGAGCGCTAACCGTTTCGGCACCAGTTCACCGACAATCAGCGATAAGTAGGTGATCACCAGCACCACTAAACCGAAGGCGACCGCATCACTGGATTGCTTCAGAGCCGGAATCAGCGCAATGTAAGCGGCTAGACGATGGGCGATCGTTGCACCCCCAAATGCACCTGCCAGAATCCCAATCAGCGTAATGCCAACCTGCACCGTCGATAAAAAGCGGTTGGGCGAGCTTGCTAATTCTAATGCTGCCAATGCCTTCGAATCGCCTTGCTCCGCTAACTCCTGCAATCTGGCGCGACGGGCTGAGACGATCGCCATTTCAGACATCGCAAAAACGCCGTTGGCAAGCATTAACACAAGCACAATCAAGATTTCAAGAAGCATGGAGGCTATGCGGTTGGGATGGCTAGTATCGGAGTGAGCGAGAGCGATCGGCTAATCTTGGCATCTGGGGAGATGAGCAGAACTAGCAAACTGCCTGTCACTATAGAAGTTAGCATTCTCTCAAGTAGGAGAAACCAACTGTACCCCGATACGGAAAGAAATATCTGATTCTCGGTCTTCCCTTATGTTCACTTTTAGAATAGTAAAGATTGGTATCGCTTCTGTTGATCTTACGGCTCACTGCCGCATCTGATGGCT
The window above is part of the Trichocoleus sp. genome. Proteins encoded here:
- a CDS encoding hemolysin family protein, whose translation is MLLEILIVLVLMLANGVFAMSEMAIVSARRARLQELAEQGDSKALAALELASSPNRFLSTVQVGITLIGILAGAFGGATIAHRLAAYIALIPALKQSSDAVAFGLVVLVITYLSLIVGELVPKRLALNSPEKIASAVAKPMQWVAVLVAPIVHLLSASTELVLRLLRVNISSNEPLITEEEIKVLVRQGAEAGMFEAAEQDMVERVFNLGDRQVGSLMTPRLDVVWLDLSDSAEANRRKMIENQHNRYPVCMETLDNVLGVVNVTDVLRSSLSSQPFDLTTLLREPLFIPESTRALRVLELFKQLGTHIALVVDEYGITQGLVTLNDVMEVIIGDIPFADQPQEADIVQREDGSWLVDGMLPIDELKELLDVEEFPGEDRGNYQTMGGFVITQLGHIPKSTDHFEWEGFRFEVMDMDGNRVDKVLVVPPRTTAL